From Nitrospiria bacterium, the proteins below share one genomic window:
- a CDS encoding plastocyanin/azurin family copper-binding protein — protein sequence MREGKKSQKGKFGLILCLLVVGTAMIFAPMDSEAATFNVAAGSAGGPLSFTPSPVNIAPGDTVLWTVGGSAPHTIQSGSSSGGTCTIIPAFNSGSLNAGQTFQRTFPSAGVCNYRCQLHFGFMDGVVNVGAGTTTTTTGATTTTTSATTTTTTLPSGNGGDSSDSGDFNNNGNLDLVVADSVNNNIIILLGDGAGNLSLQTSIGRPVGSAPISVKTGSFNTNTDNNDDIVVINQGTDNISILLGNGTGGFSEPGASSPFTVNGITGLTTLATGQFDNDISNCMDLAVSTTGTSVVLSGNCNGTFQGTTGPTTTTTTTGGPTTTTGATTTTSTTTTTTTTSTSTTTSTTTTTTTTSTTTSTTTTTTTTSTTTSTTTTTTTTSTTTSTTTTTTTTSTTTSTTTTTTTTTTTTTVP from the coding sequence ATGAGAGAGGGGAAAAAAAGTCAAAAAGGAAAATTTGGCTTAATTCTTTGTTTGTTAGTTGTTGGAACTGCCATGATCTTTGCTCCGATGGATTCTGAAGCGGCGACCTTTAACGTGGCCGCAGGAAGCGCCGGGGGCCCTTTATCTTTTACCCCAAGCCCCGTTAATATTGCACCGGGGGATACAGTCCTATGGACTGTAGGAGGATCAGCGCCCCATACGATACAAAGCGGAAGCTCTTCCGGTGGAACATGCACTATTATTCCGGCCTTCAATTCAGGAAGTCTAAACGCTGGACAAACCTTTCAAAGAACCTTCCCCAGCGCCGGGGTTTGTAATTACCGTTGCCAACTCCATTTCGGGTTTATGGATGGGGTGGTCAACGTAGGTGCGGGAACAACAACCACCACAACAGGGGCAACTACCACCACGACCAGCGCCACCACAACCACAACCACTCTTCCATCAGGAAATGGGGGGGATTCCTCCGATTCTGGTGATTTCAATAATAACGGTAATTTAGATCTTGTCGTGGCCGACAGCGTCAATAATAACATCATTATTCTGTTGGGAGATGGAGCGGGGAATTTAAGCCTTCAGACCAGCATAGGCCGGCCGGTAGGTAGCGCTCCGATTTCTGTCAAGACGGGTAGCTTTAACACGAATACCGATAATAATGATGATATCGTTGTAATCAACCAGGGTACTGACAATATTTCGATATTGTTGGGGAATGGAACCGGTGGGTTCAGTGAGCCGGGGGCGTCATCTCCCTTTACGGTGAACGGGATTACCGGATTAACCACTTTGGCCACTGGCCAATTTGACAATGACATCAGTAATTGTATGGACCTTGCGGTCAGTACCACAGGAACCTCTGTGGTGCTGTCCGGTAATTGTAATGGGACCTTCCAAGGAACCACCGGCCCGACAACCACCACAACCACAACAGGCGGGCCTACAACTACCACGGGAGCAACTACCACAACCAGCACCACCACGACCACCACAACCACCTCAACCTCAACCACAACTTCTACCACGACCACGACGACCACAACCTCAACCACAACTTCTACCACGACCACGACGACCACCACTTCAACCACAACTTCTACCACGACCACGACGACCACCACTTCAACCACAACTTCTACCACGACCACGACGACCACCACTTCAACCACAACTTCTACCACAACCACGACAACCACCACCACCACCACAACAACGGTTCCATAA
- a CDS encoding 6-pyruvoyl-tetrahydropterin synthase-related protein, giving the protein MKKEPLIDLSFLLIIFAFLFTYFDPKLLFLKTIVTGGDTASHYYTAQYLREELLPKGKIIGWLPGNYAGFPLFQFYFPLPFVIAVILSLFVSLEIAFKITTVLGIFLLPISAYFSFKLMKFSFPIPIFGALVTLPFLFMEANSMWGGNILSTLAGEFSYSLGFSLSILFIGSMYNGIKSQQHVLRNAILIALTGFSHGYTLLFAGLASLFFLITTEKFFKKLGYLIKVHSLGFCLMGLWILPLLFNLPNTTRYNFVWVINSLFEVLPVILIPFVVISVSGRLLDWGFLFWRLKGTSQSLNLIFQSFIDKMDLRIYYFWFCVLVGAVFYLIAYRVNVVDIRFLPFLQIFLVLLAAIEFGKFIQRLRAPWIFAPVLLIAILLWVDHHSVKVKDWVNWNYSGFEKKHSWPVFNGINQFIAGGVSDPRVVYEHASAHNSMGTLRAFESIPLFSGRSTLEGIYMQSSITSPFVFYIQSEISKEKSCPLPDYGCSTLNLEKGIEHLKLFNVKDFIVRSEEVKSQIKKYPEFSLNKRIGQYEIYELTSNENRYVVSLSIEPVLYETKKWKMVSYRWFKQYDLDHPHLVFTDQVNKKHYQHFQNILYDGEINGLPKTPVPGPCEVEEKIKKEEIFFKTTCIGKPHLIKISYHPNWEVEGASEVFLISPSFMLVFPEQEKIILRFSNGWVERTGIFLTGIGLIFSMLSIPLLKESRFNKRFQSCLGEGQTGFLHFLQSFAFIQAFSKVIEHHKWKVFFSICFVLILGVTGFVLQSKVADPNILYTRGLSSYNKENFGEARSLFEQIIQAYPETSTAQSARYYYAITFFKENQYPRTIVEFENLIKNYPESHWVPEALYHIGLCHSRLNRWEEAEDVYQRIIRDFPASPWVTHAQQRLAEKGTR; this is encoded by the coding sequence TTGAAAAAAGAACCGCTGATTGATCTCTCCTTCCTTCTGATTATTTTTGCCTTTCTATTTACTTACTTCGATCCAAAATTGCTTTTCCTGAAAACCATTGTAACCGGTGGTGACACCGCTTCCCATTATTATACGGCACAGTATTTACGGGAAGAACTCCTGCCCAAAGGTAAAATAATTGGATGGTTGCCTGGGAATTATGCTGGGTTCCCCCTTTTTCAGTTTTATTTCCCCCTTCCTTTTGTTATCGCGGTTATACTGTCTCTTTTTGTATCCCTTGAGATTGCATTTAAAATAACCACTGTCCTGGGAATTTTTCTGCTCCCCATTTCCGCTTATTTTTCATTTAAGTTGATGAAATTTTCCTTTCCAATTCCCATTTTTGGGGCGTTGGTCACCCTGCCCTTCCTTTTTATGGAAGCCAATTCCATGTGGGGTGGAAATATTCTCAGTACGTTGGCCGGGGAGTTTTCCTATAGTCTGGGGTTTTCGCTCAGCATATTGTTTATCGGTTCAATGTATAACGGCATTAAATCTCAACAACATGTGCTGAGAAATGCCATTTTAATAGCTCTGACGGGGTTTAGTCATGGCTATACCCTCCTTTTTGCTGGGTTGGCTTCTCTGTTTTTTTTGATTACGACCGAGAAATTTTTTAAAAAGTTAGGATATTTAATTAAAGTCCATTCATTGGGTTTTTGTTTAATGGGTTTATGGATTTTACCGTTACTCTTTAACCTGCCTAATACCACCCGTTATAATTTTGTATGGGTCATCAATTCCCTCTTTGAGGTTTTACCCGTCATCCTCATTCCTTTTGTTGTAATATCCGTTTCCGGGAGGTTGTTGGATTGGGGTTTTTTATTTTGGAGGTTGAAAGGTACCTCCCAATCCCTGAACCTCATTTTTCAATCCTTCATCGATAAAATGGACCTCAGAATCTATTATTTTTGGTTTTGTGTTTTGGTGGGTGCGGTTTTCTATTTAATTGCCTATCGGGTAAATGTAGTGGACATTCGGTTTTTACCTTTTTTGCAAATATTTTTGGTTCTCCTTGCTGCCATTGAATTTGGAAAATTCATACAGAGGTTAAGAGCCCCTTGGATTTTTGCCCCGGTTCTTCTAATTGCCATTTTATTGTGGGTGGACCACCATTCTGTAAAGGTTAAAGATTGGGTCAATTGGAATTATTCCGGATTCGAAAAAAAACACTCTTGGCCGGTATTCAACGGGATTAACCAATTTATTGCGGGAGGTGTTTCTGATCCAAGAGTTGTCTATGAACATGCTTCGGCTCACAACAGCATGGGGACCCTTCGGGCTTTTGAATCGATCCCTCTTTTTTCTGGACGTTCTACATTAGAGGGAATTTATATGCAGTCTTCGATTACGTCTCCCTTTGTTTTTTATATTCAATCGGAAATCTCAAAAGAAAAATCCTGCCCATTACCCGATTATGGTTGTTCAACGCTAAACCTGGAAAAGGGAATCGAGCACCTGAAACTATTTAATGTCAAAGATTTTATTGTTCGAAGTGAAGAGGTTAAATCCCAAATTAAAAAATACCCTGAGTTTTCTTTAAATAAAAGAATTGGGCAATATGAAATTTATGAATTAACCTCCAATGAAAACCGGTATGTGGTTTCCCTTTCGATTGAACCGGTTTTATATGAAACGAAAAAATGGAAAATGGTTTCCTATCGATGGTTCAAACAGTATGATTTGGATCATCCTCATTTAGTCTTCACTGATCAGGTTAACAAAAAACATTATCAGCACTTTCAAAATATTCTATATGACGGAGAAATAAACGGGTTACCCAAAACTCCGGTACCGGGGCCTTGTGAGGTTGAAGAGAAAATTAAAAAAGAAGAAATTTTTTTTAAAACCACGTGTATTGGAAAGCCTCATCTGATCAAAATTTCGTACCATCCCAATTGGGAGGTAGAGGGGGCCTCTGAGGTATTTCTAATTTCCCCGTCTTTTATGTTAGTTTTCCCGGAACAAGAAAAGATTATTTTGCGATTTTCAAACGGGTGGGTGGAGCGAACGGGGATTTTTCTTACTGGGATTGGCCTAATTTTTTCAATGCTCAGTATTCCCTTGTTAAAGGAAAGCCGTTTCAATAAAAGATTTCAGAGTTGCCTGGGGGAAGGCCAAACCGGTTTTTTACATTTCCTGCAGAGTTTTGCTTTTATCCAGGCCTTTTCCAAGGTCATAGAACACCATAAATGGAAGGTTTTTTTCTCGATCTGTTTTGTTCTGATTTTGGGGGTGACCGGTTTTGTTTTGCAATCTAAGGTGGCGGATCCCAATATTTTATACACACGGGGTTTGAGTTCTTATAATAAAGAGAATTTTGGAGAAGCACGGTCTTTATTTGAACAGATCATCCAAGCGTATCCCGAAACATCAACCGCCCAAAGCGCGAGGTACTATTATGCAATCACCTTTTTTAAAGAAAACCAATATCCTCGGACGATTGTTGAATTTGAGAATTTAATCAAGAACTATCCTGAGAGCCATTGGGTTCCCGAGGCGTTGTATCATATCGGGCTTTGTCATTCACGCCTGAACCGTTGGGAAGAGGCGGAAGATGTTTATCAAAGAATTATTCGCGATTTTCCCGCTAGTCCCTGGGTGACACATGCACAGCAGCGGTTGGCTGAAAAGGGAACCCGCTAA
- a CDS encoding glycosyltransferase family 2 protein, producing the protein MDPYTVFIPVYNEEEILEKNTQKLMNFLEKLDTPYEIILGSNGSSDRTPEIGLMLQEKFPQVKFFHIEDKGPGSALKKGITLSSYHNIISVDMDLSVDLNFIKMANKLLSDFDLVVGSKRMGAQKRSLLRKVASASFIFCAMILLGLSFDDYSLAAKAYKKKILEGCIDRIEGGTFYVIEVLNFAVRHNFSTVQIPAPCDDQRRSKFNLLNEGFYRFGKLFRLWLNPPG; encoded by the coding sequence ATGGACCCTTATACCGTTTTTATCCCTGTATATAATGAGGAAGAAATTCTTGAAAAAAATACTCAAAAATTAATGAATTTCCTTGAGAAATTAGATACCCCTTATGAGATTATCCTTGGAAGTAATGGTTCCTCGGATCGGACTCCGGAAATCGGGTTAATGTTACAGGAAAAATTTCCCCAGGTTAAATTTTTCCACATTGAGGATAAAGGCCCTGGTTCTGCACTTAAAAAAGGAATTACCCTTTCTTCTTACCACAATATCATTTCCGTTGATATGGACCTTTCGGTGGATTTGAATTTTATAAAAATGGCCAATAAACTTTTGTCAGATTTTGATTTGGTTGTGGGGTCTAAAAGAATGGGGGCCCAGAAAAGGTCTCTTCTTAGAAAGGTGGCCAGTGCATCATTTATATTTTGTGCCATGATTTTGTTGGGGTTGAGTTTCGATGATTATTCACTTGCTGCCAAGGCCTATAAAAAGAAAATACTCGAAGGGTGTATAGATCGAATTGAGGGAGGAACCTTTTATGTCATTGAGGTTTTAAATTTTGCGGTTCGCCATAATTTTTCAACTGTTCAGATTCCCGCTCCCTGTGATGATCAACGCAGGAGTAAGTTTAACCTTTTGAATGAGGGGTTTTATCGTTTTGGAAAATTATTCAGATTATGGCTTAATCCCCCAGGTTAA
- a CDS encoding GMC oxidoreductase has product MIYDVLIVGSGASAVNAAYPLVEGGLSVGMLDVGNQDQVYKGLVPTAPFLDVRKTDNQQHRYFLGDRFEGVPLNQLRVGPQLTPPRQYITRGTNQWTPVESTTFSPMSSLALGGMASGWSAGAFPYTQEDLNQFPISYQDLFPFYQRVAERIGISGEEDDLSPMIGELNGMLPPLDLDENGKGIFKKYLKGKKVSNGMGFYMGKTRLAALSQAYRNRGPEQYLDMAFWGDSDQSVWRPAYTLQEIQTQSNFKYLRPFLVHSFKEGKDGVTEVTSKNIETNEIQSHHTHKLVLGAGVLGTTRIVLRSLNQFGVRVPFVCNPYTYYPMINFNMFGKEPSKRTHSLAQLTVLYRPPSGGEPLIYGRVHSYRSLLNFKVIKEMPLPYREAMRVMKILVPNLAILALDHEDHPNSEKFCMLHPGSAESPDRMQIVYSLSDEVRKKQLKFEKVILSHFRRLGCMALKRVWPGYGTSLHYGGTLPMTHEEKELSTTADGLLRGTQSVYIVDSSGFPYLPAKAMTFTMMANADRIGELIKKEFNR; this is encoded by the coding sequence ATGATTTACGATGTGTTGATTGTTGGCTCTGGAGCCAGTGCGGTCAATGCCGCTTATCCGTTGGTGGAGGGGGGGTTGTCTGTGGGAATGCTGGATGTAGGAAACCAGGACCAGGTTTACAAGGGGTTGGTTCCTACCGCTCCATTTTTAGATGTTCGGAAAACAGACAACCAACAGCACCGGTATTTCCTAGGAGATCGGTTTGAGGGAGTTCCTTTGAATCAATTGCGGGTGGGTCCACAATTGACCCCCCCTCGGCAATATATTACCCGGGGAACAAACCAATGGACACCCGTTGAATCCACAACTTTTTCTCCTATGTCGAGTTTGGCTTTGGGAGGGATGGCAAGTGGGTGGTCTGCCGGGGCGTTTCCATATACCCAAGAAGATCTTAACCAATTTCCAATTTCTTATCAGGACCTTTTCCCTTTTTACCAAAGGGTAGCCGAGCGAATCGGCATCAGCGGAGAGGAGGATGATTTATCCCCTATGATTGGGGAACTAAACGGGATGTTGCCTCCGTTGGATTTGGATGAAAACGGGAAGGGAATATTTAAAAAATATCTGAAGGGGAAGAAAGTCTCTAACGGTATGGGGTTTTATATGGGTAAAACCAGATTAGCGGCCCTGAGTCAGGCCTATCGAAACCGAGGGCCTGAGCAATATCTGGATATGGCGTTTTGGGGAGATTCGGACCAAAGTGTTTGGCGGCCTGCCTATACGCTCCAAGAGATTCAAACCCAGTCGAATTTTAAATATCTTCGGCCCTTTCTTGTCCATTCTTTTAAGGAAGGCAAGGATGGCGTTACCGAGGTAACCAGCAAAAATATTGAAACAAACGAAATTCAATCTCATCATACCCATAAACTGGTTTTGGGGGCGGGGGTTTTAGGAACCACCCGCATTGTCCTACGTTCATTGAATCAATTCGGGGTCAGGGTTCCCTTTGTGTGTAATCCTTATACCTATTATCCGATGATTAATTTCAACATGTTTGGAAAAGAACCCAGTAAGAGGACTCATAGCCTTGCACAGCTAACGGTTTTGTATCGGCCACCTTCTGGGGGTGAACCTCTGATCTATGGACGGGTTCACTCTTATCGATCCCTCTTGAATTTTAAGGTGATCAAGGAAATGCCGCTTCCTTATCGGGAAGCCATGCGGGTCATGAAAATTCTTGTTCCCAATTTGGCTATTTTAGCCTTGGATCATGAAGATCATCCCAATTCGGAGAAGTTTTGTATGCTTCATCCGGGTTCCGCAGAGTCCCCTGACCGAATGCAAATTGTCTATTCCTTATCGGATGAAGTTAGAAAAAAGCAACTCAAATTCGAGAAGGTCATTCTGAGTCATTTTAGGAGATTGGGCTGCATGGCCTTGAAGAGAGTTTGGCCTGGTTACGGAACTTCCCTTCATTATGGGGGAACCCTTCCCATGACCCATGAGGAAAAAGAGCTGAGTACAACGGCGGATGGGTTACTCAGGGGAACCCAATCAGTATATATTGTTGACAGTTCTGGATTCCCTTACCTTCCCGCCAAAGCCATGACCTTTACGATGATGGCCAATGCAGATCGTATTGGGGAGCTTATCAAAAAGGAGTTTAATAGATAA
- a CDS encoding NAD-dependent epimerase/dehydratase family protein, producing the protein MGSPKTILITGAAGFLGRALCQFFLARGFSVRALVRSPENHPISQPGIQVFKGSLPDEIDPKAFEGTQTVVHCAYTTKLTDRKLAYRVNHVGTMKVYELSKKAGVDQFVFISSTGAHEKAESYYGKSKFALEQQMDFSRDLVIRPGLILGPGELGSFNRMKNTIRQSGVVPIFGGGHQILQVIEINDLCKAIENALEKRLTGLLVVADPDGIEMKEFFKKLAQRLKTRCSLIPFPMGATLFLLQIFEKLGIRLPLSSENLLGLKTMKHMPSQHDLAKIGIEVKNVEQAIDASI; encoded by the coding sequence ATGGGATCCCCCAAAACCATTTTGATTACTGGGGCAGCTGGTTTTCTCGGACGCGCTCTTTGTCAGTTTTTTTTGGCCAGGGGATTTTCCGTCCGGGCCCTGGTCCGTTCACCTGAAAATCACCCCATTTCTCAACCTGGAATTCAGGTGTTTAAAGGGAGTTTGCCGGATGAAATCGATCCCAAGGCCTTTGAGGGCACTCAGACTGTGGTTCATTGTGCCTATACCACTAAGCTTACCGATCGGAAGCTAGCCTATCGGGTAAACCACGTGGGTACCATGAAGGTTTATGAATTGAGCAAAAAAGCAGGAGTGGATCAATTTGTCTTTATTTCAAGTACTGGCGCCCATGAAAAGGCCGAATCTTACTATGGAAAAAGCAAATTTGCATTGGAACAGCAGATGGATTTTTCCAGAGATTTGGTCATCCGTCCAGGCCTTATTTTAGGGCCAGGGGAGTTGGGGTCCTTTAATCGTATGAAGAATACCATCCGTCAATCGGGGGTGGTGCCTATTTTTGGAGGGGGACATCAGATTCTTCAAGTCATTGAGATCAATGATCTGTGTAAGGCGATTGAGAACGCTCTTGAAAAAAGACTGACTGGGTTATTGGTTGTGGCAGATCCAGATGGTATTGAAATGAAAGAGTTTTTTAAAAAATTGGCCCAGCGGTTAAAAACCCGATGCTCCCTTATTCCTTTTCCGATGGGTGCTACCCTATTTTTGCTTCAAATATTTGAGAAACTGGGAATTCGCCTTCCTTTATCTTCGGAAAACCTGCTGGGTTTAAAGACAATGAAACATATGCCATCTCAACACGATCTGGCTAAAATCGGAATTGAGGTGAAAAACGTTGAACAGGCAATCGATGCATCCATTTAA
- a CDS encoding adenosylcobalamin-dependent ribonucleoside-diphosphate reductase, translating into MRKKVKISKNALTILRERYLKRNREGHLKETVDQMFRRVAWNVASAEGFYGSPSTKRKTAGTFYQLMSNLEFLPNSPTLMNAGRELQQLSACFVLPIEDSLESIFQTVKHTALIHQSGGGTGFSFSRIRPRNDRVLSTNGIASGPLSFMKVYNLTTEVIKQGGTRRGANMGVLRVDHPDILDFICVKEDPRELTNFNLSVGMTDLFMKALKARKPFSLINPRTRRQIRKVSSLVLFDLIVKQAWKTGDPGLLFLDRINSDHPTPQLGPIETTNPCGEQPLLPYEACTLGSINLARMVSTIFGTAQIDFSKLKKTVRGAVHFLDNVIDVNRYPLSQIEKISKGNRKIGVGVMGFADLLIQLGIPYDSEKALKVASQIMSYVKEKAQEKSIQLAKERGVFPNFKGSRLEKLGVPKIRNATTTTVAPTGSLSLIAGCSSGIEPLYGVSYTRLALDDTFLYEVNPLFVAMAKRHGFHSQTLMKKISKEGTVQGVREVPPEIQSLFVTAHEIKPEFHVRVQAAFQKFTENAVSKTINFPEKATPKDVAGAFLLAYEEGCKGITVYRSGSRERQVLSCRNVQYC; encoded by the coding sequence ATGAGGAAAAAGGTAAAAATTTCCAAAAACGCTTTAACGATTCTTCGGGAACGGTACCTGAAAAGAAACCGGGAAGGACATTTAAAGGAAACGGTTGATCAAATGTTCCGGAGGGTGGCCTGGAATGTGGCTTCGGCGGAAGGGTTCTATGGATCTCCCTCTACGAAAAGGAAAACAGCAGGCACCTTTTATCAGTTGATGTCAAATTTGGAGTTTTTACCCAATTCCCCTACTTTAATGAATGCCGGGCGTGAGCTTCAACAGTTATCTGCGTGTTTTGTTTTACCCATCGAGGATTCATTGGAATCTATTTTTCAAACGGTGAAGCATACCGCTTTAATTCACCAAAGTGGGGGAGGTACTGGGTTTTCTTTTAGCCGAATTCGCCCACGAAATGATCGCGTTTTGAGTACCAATGGAATTGCCAGTGGGCCCCTTTCCTTTATGAAAGTTTATAATTTGACAACTGAGGTTATTAAACAAGGTGGAACGCGACGTGGGGCCAATATGGGTGTATTACGAGTCGATCATCCTGACATTTTGGATTTTATTTGTGTGAAAGAAGATCCCCGAGAGTTGACGAACTTTAATCTTTCCGTTGGGATGACGGACCTTTTTATGAAGGCGCTTAAAGCACGTAAACCCTTTTCTTTGATTAATCCAAGAACACGCCGGCAAATTCGAAAGGTTAGTTCCCTTGTCCTTTTTGATCTCATCGTTAAGCAAGCCTGGAAAACAGGTGACCCGGGCCTTTTATTCTTGGATCGGATAAATTCAGATCATCCGACACCCCAATTGGGGCCCATTGAAACGACCAATCCTTGCGGGGAACAACCGTTACTTCCCTATGAGGCTTGTACCCTGGGGTCCATTAATCTGGCCCGGATGGTTTCGACCATTTTCGGAACCGCGCAGATTGACTTTTCAAAACTAAAAAAAACGGTTCGAGGGGCGGTTCATTTTTTAGACAATGTGATTGATGTGAATCGGTATCCCCTTTCCCAAATAGAAAAAATATCTAAGGGAAACCGGAAAATCGGTGTGGGGGTAATGGGTTTCGCGGATCTTTTAATACAATTGGGAATCCCTTATGATAGTGAAAAAGCCCTGAAGGTGGCTTCCCAGATCATGTCTTATGTCAAAGAGAAAGCACAGGAAAAATCAATCCAACTAGCAAAAGAACGGGGGGTCTTTCCGAATTTTAAAGGAAGCCGGCTGGAGAAATTGGGGGTTCCAAAAATACGTAATGCCACCACCACCACGGTTGCTCCGACTGGTAGCCTAAGTCTGATTGCAGGGTGTTCCAGTGGAATCGAACCCCTCTATGGAGTTTCCTACACCCGGTTGGCCTTGGATGACACTTTTTTGTATGAGGTGAATCCCTTATTTGTGGCGATGGCAAAGCGCCATGGTTTTCATTCACAAACGCTGATGAAAAAAATTTCAAAAGAGGGAACCGTTCAGGGGGTACGAGAAGTCCCCCCTGAGATCCAATCCCTATTTGTTACCGCGCATGAAATTAAACCAGAATTTCATGTTCGGGTTCAGGCCGCCTTTCAGAAATTTACGGAAAACGCAGTCTCAAAAACCATCAATTTCCCCGAAAAAGCCACGCCTAAAGATGTGGCAGGGGCTTTCCTTTTGGCCTATGAGGAAGGCTGTAAAGGAATTACGGTTTATCGAAGTGGAAGCCGAGAACGCCAGGTTTTGAGTTGCCGTAACGTCCAGTATTGTTAA
- a CDS encoding MBL fold metallo-hydrolase translates to MMNSLKTEVCVLGSGSQGNAVYIRNGRTRLLIDAGLTPAQIQQRLQGLGVSLQEINAVVISHEHGDHIQAAKKLCKTFGIPIWLTEKTRRVCKSFDSLVNIQEFQAGEGFSIDEIHLDPIPLSHDAVDPVCFGIMTERVKIGVATDFGKVEKPIIRGLSFCDLLILEFNHDVQLVHHGPYLPHLKDRILSERGHLSNEDSSDLLFELLNPNLKGVILAHLSHTNNYPELAYLSAKKVTSFPPYENLPLYLAHQEFAGPKLVF, encoded by the coding sequence ATGATGAATTCTCTTAAAACCGAGGTTTGTGTATTAGGCAGTGGAAGCCAGGGCAATGCGGTTTACATTCGAAATGGAAGAACCCGGCTTCTCATTGATGCTGGACTGACACCGGCCCAGATCCAACAAAGGCTTCAAGGATTGGGGGTCTCCCTGCAAGAAATTAACGCTGTGGTCATTAGCCACGAACATGGAGATCATATTCAAGCCGCAAAGAAACTATGTAAAACCTTTGGTATTCCGATTTGGCTCACTGAAAAAACAAGGAGGGTTTGTAAATCCTTTGATTCCCTGGTTAATATTCAGGAGTTTCAGGCCGGGGAAGGCTTTTCAATTGATGAAATTCATTTGGATCCGATTCCTCTTTCCCATGATGCGGTTGACCCGGTATGTTTTGGGATAATGACCGAGAGGGTCAAAATTGGGGTGGCCACAGATTTTGGAAAAGTTGAAAAACCTATAATCCGAGGTCTTTCATTTTGTGACCTTCTTATTTTGGAATTTAACCATGATGTCCAGTTGGTTCACCATGGACCCTATCTTCCCCATTTAAAAGACAGGATTTTAAGCGAACGGGGCCATCTTTCTAATGAGGATTCATCCGACCTTTTGTTTGAGCTTTTAAACCCCAATCTTAAGGGGGTAATCCTTGCTCATTTGAGTCACACCAATAATTATCCGGAATTGGCTTATTTATCCGCCAAAAAAGTAACGTCCTTTCCTCCCTATGAAAATCTTCCGCTCTATTTGGCCCATCAGGAATTTGCTGGACCCAAATTGGTTTTTTGA
- a CDS encoding response regulator produces MSKKLLLVERSLAIQKLVELALSKEAIEVVTVTNGLSALDILSKVPPDLLMVDSQLEGMNIQTFLEKMKAGIKVNQPPVLLLTQPEDLVEPEALRASGVWGCIEKPLEAALLRSRVVDILQSVPSTSPIGDPEETMVAPFSNDPPHFPTSASQGEDEMMKIEDLLGWSSDEKSPFSELEEEKSSDDLSFPLEDVKGESAEKGGGVVLDEEVDVSPPTDLYSEKQDVPPPVSEIESEILSQELPSPEPEQTVVEGHHVEPDPSVFPEGSSVSKPILTEGVSPSVSSPGSAGIPELSQEQIEAMVSKISREIIEKVVWEVVPSLAEIAIQKEIERLKAEDPS; encoded by the coding sequence ATGTCAAAGAAATTACTCTTGGTGGAGAGAAGCCTGGCTATTCAAAAATTGGTTGAATTGGCTCTTTCCAAAGAGGCGATTGAGGTGGTTACGGTCACCAACGGTTTATCTGCCCTTGATATTTTATCCAAGGTTCCCCCCGATCTTTTAATGGTTGATTCTCAATTAGAGGGGATGAATATCCAAACCTTTTTAGAGAAAATGAAGGCGGGAATAAAAGTGAATCAACCACCTGTTCTTCTTTTAACCCAACCTGAAGACCTAGTAGAACCGGAAGCTTTGCGGGCTTCGGGGGTTTGGGGTTGCATTGAAAAACCCTTGGAAGCAGCGCTTCTACGAAGTAGAGTGGTGGACATTTTGCAAAGTGTTCCAAGCACTTCTCCCATTGGGGATCCCGAGGAGACCATGGTGGCCCCGTTTTCCAACGACCCTCCTCATTTTCCCACCTCTGCATCCCAGGGGGAGGATGAGATGATGAAGATTGAAGATCTTTTGGGTTGGTCATCGGATGAAAAATCTCCTTTTTCGGAATTAGAAGAAGAAAAATCCTCCGATGATTTGAGTTTTCCATTGGAAGATGTAAAAGGAGAATCAGCCGAAAAAGGGGGAGGGGTTGTTCTGGATGAAGAGGTAGATGTTTCCCCCCCTACCGATCTTTACTCAGAAAAACAGGATGTTCCCCCTCCTGTATCAGAAATTGAATCCGAAATTCTCTCTCAGGAACTCCCTTCTCCTGAACCCGAACAAACGGTAGTGGAGGGCCACCATGTTGAACCAGACCCCTCAGTTTTCCCCGAAGGTTCGTCCGTATCAAAACCCATTTTGACCGAGGGGGTGAGTCCATCCGTCTCCTCACCGGGATCGGCAGGTATTCCCGAGTTAAGCCAGGAACAGATTGAAGCCATGGTATCAAAAATCTCTCGGGAAATAATCGAAAAGGTGGTTTGGGAAGTTGTTCCCTCTCTTGCAGAAATTGCCATTCAAAAAGAGATTGAACGTTTAAAAGCCGAGGATCCCTCCTAA